GAATTCGTTGGTTTCCCATACTAAATGGAAATTTCCAGCAGCGTCCGTGGCGCAGGAGGGATACCAGTTGTTTAGCCTAGTGTTGCCGATCAAACCGACAGTGGTGTCGGCCGACCAGGCGCTCCCGTCGTATCGCTTGAATCTGACCTGGCAGCCCATGTTGTTCGGGCTTGAATAGAAATCGTACCAGACCAGATATATCCGGTTCTGGAAAACAGCCAGGCTGTGGCTGTTGTTGGTTGCGGTGTAGGACCCGCCGTCGGAATATGTCAGGTTGCTGTCGGCCGTCCAAACCTGGGCATACGACAGAAGGGAAGCAAATCCAGCGACCGCGACAGACATAAAAATAAACTTAATGCATCTCATGAATCACCGTTATTATTTGCGGTTGATATAATTAATGAAAATGAAGCCGGTATCATCTGGATACCGGCTTCATAACGACGATAATTTACAGCATAGCCAGTATCCATAGCTCACCATTTAAAACAAAGATGACTGTGATACTGACATTTTTCCGGCTATAAGGCACCTCTTATCGTTCAATTTTTCTTATGTTATCTTAAAGTTTGGAATTTGTCAAGCAAAAAAGCGCCGTATAAAGATATCTTTATACGGCGCATAAATCCTTACCTGAGCAACACTAATTTCTTGGTGGCAGTTTTATTTTCCGTTCCGGAGTTCATCTGCAATCTATAGATATAAATGCCGTTGGCCACCTTTTGTCCCCGGCTGTCATCCCCCGTCCACTTAATTGAATAGCTGCCAGCAGACTTGTTGCCCGAAACCAACGTTTTTACCTTTTGTCCCAGAACATTGTATACTGCAAGTTCTACTCTTGAATTAGAGGGTATTTGATAATTGATATTGCAGGAACCCCTGGCCGGATTGGGATAGGCCGGATGCAACGCGAAAGTTGAGACCACCACGCCCGGTTTGCCGCCGGCCACCCCGGTAACGGTAGGAGCATTGGTGACCCTGCCCCAGCGCACCACCAAATCCGAAATAATGGTATCCATCACTCCGGCCTTGAAGATATGGACATTGTATAAGCCCGGCTCCAGTCCGGCCAAAGTAAAGTAGCCGTTATTATCGGTAGCTTCGGTGTTTTTAACCTTTGAACCGGAGATGGCGCTGACTATGGCGCCGATCACCGGGCCGTTGGTGGTGGTATTGCACAGGCCGGTTATCCCGCCCGCCTTGTAGCCAAAGTATATTTCATCGGAAATATACGTATCGGCCGTTTTGCCGCCCATAACCCAGATGCCCACGGAATCCAAAGCCGAGGCTGAAAGGTAGGCCGCCGTAATCGGGTAATCGGTGGCCGTTGACCAGTTGTTGGCAAAGGTGTTATAAACGCCGATCTTTTTTAGGTAGCCGTCAGCTATGTTTTTGCCGCCTATCAGATACAAAGAGTCATTTATAGCAACCGCTGAACTGTAGGCAGATAACCAGGGAAGCGCAGTCCTGATGGTCCAGGCATTGGTTATGGGATTATATTTGATATTGGTCTGCAGAATGGAGCCATCCACCCTCTGCCCGCCGATGGAATAAACCCGTTTAGTGCCCAAACTGTCTAAGGTTGCAAACCCAATTCCGGCCCGGCCAAAAGAATTGCCGCCCAGCAGTTCCTTGGGGGTTATCCAGCTGTTGGCAGATACCAGATAGGCCTCCACCGTATCCAGCCCGGCAGCCGTATTGTTAAGCCCTCCAGCGGCATAAACCGTATCAGAGATGCTGGCCACCCCCATGAATGCCCGTGGAGTGGGCATAGCAGGCAGGCCGGTTACCCAGCTGTTTGAAGCTGGCAGGTAGGCGTGAGTTGTTGACAGCGGCAGGCTGTCGTTATCGTAGCCGCCAATCACATAGATGATGCTGTCCCCTACCGCGGCCGCCCCCAGCCCGTATCGGGCAATCGGCATGTCGGACAGGCTGGTCCAGGGGTCGCCCCGGGAAGTGTCGGCTGCCGGATCGTAGCAGAAAACGGTATTGGTGGCCCCCAAATAGTCGCGCCCCCCGAATACATAGACCTTCCCCTGAACCTGGCAGGTTCCGGCTCCGTATCTCCAAGAGGGCATGGTTGATTTTTTCCGCCAGATCAGGCTGGAGATATTGTTGGCCTGCTTGAGCGACAGGTTCACCAAAGCAGTAGAGTCGGCCGCTATCACAATCCCGGGCATCGAATCGGGAGCAAACCAAGCGGCAGAAACCAAAACGGTGTAAGTGTCAGAGGTCAGGCCGGGAATGCTGTATGTGCCGTCCCAACCGGTTACGGTGGAAACGGTATCGGCCGGCCTGGCGGCTTTGACCGACGCCCCGGCAATCGGAGTGATGCCGTCTAACTTGGTTATTCGGCCGTCGATCCAGCCGGTCAGGGAATGCATGGTATGATTGCAGGCCGAAGCGGAATCCTCAGCCAAAATGATGCCGGGCACCGTGTCGGTCAGGCAGTAAGGAGCAGAGAAGATCAGGGTGTCCCCGGCGGTAGTTTTCAGGTTTGAAAACTGATAATACCCGGAAACATCGGAAAAAGTGGAATCACTATTGGTGCCCCGGATATCGACCCGAGCCATCTTTACCGGAGTGATTCCATCAGCCCGGACAATAGCGCCCGACAGGTCGGCCCGGGAGGATACCAACGCTAAATTGTTTCCCCCATTATTCTGCTCATTGGTAACGGTAACATTGCTCAAGCTGGCAGGCAGGTAATTTACCGCCGAGGCCATCAGCGAATCGTAAAGCCCGCCGGAGATATTGCTGATGAAATACCGTCCGTTGTTATCCGTATTGGCCGAGTCAATGGGCGCCACCCCCTGATAGGCCACCACTTTGGCCCCGGAGATCGGCCCCCTTCCGGCTGTCCTTTCCACCATACCGGAAACCGACCCGGTAATAGCAGATACGGATGTCGATGGATTATTCCAGATATAAAGGGCAGAATCCGAGGCTGCCTGGAGTTCGGATAATGTGTTTCCCGCCACCACGGCAAATACCGCCCTGGCCGTATCGCCCGGATCCATGGTCCAGGGGCCGACCGAGGTCAGAACATTCTTGGTCGAAAGTTCCGGCTTGTAATTTTTTACCCAGACATTTGGAAGTCCCAGGTAGCGATATGTTACCCAAACACTATGATAATCGTCCGAGGAGAAGGGAATGCCCAGGGTAATGGTGCCAGTGGCCGGATTATAACTGCCTCCTGGGTATCGGTCGGTATTGCTGTCGTCGTAAACCCCTAATATTTCGACTATTTTGGACAGGTCTAGCTCGGATATGTCCAGGGTATCATCCTGCGGAAGCCAGGATGCATCATGCATAAGTGTCGAATACCTTTCAAAAACCAAAGTATCCAGATCAATCGGCACGGCCAGGCTGATCATCCCGGATGACTTGTCAAATGACCCTCCGGCATAATAATTG
This genomic interval from Candidatus Edwardsbacteria bacterium contains the following:
- a CDS encoding carboxypeptidase regulatory-like domain-containing protein; protein product: MRKFLCIVFVLSLAAGWGMAQSDRATINAGALKTDLLSNNLMGDTTAAQYLPAGLYPYHDAKSLLKLGSLWLGGSIDNKKHFGVSAGYIDRNGLISTEWNNDGSLISANIPGAVSPFELSAGFGDTSDAANQGIKLGIKADLTVHQWSYSPIDKFYILNYKLENVGGEKVDSLYAGLYHLPTVFRDAANNSSNLDFCGFDSSPDPVNGGGRNLLWITADSVSCSNSYGIDPQFLGIRLLQAVDPSGSPAGLSGASSWFGIRMEPYSDDDPLNPYSKYFYLSRNKSDVADVQKVNAPVTTFDTLSLDFFGQVITDVEGVWDVNDTNHLGLNYYTGGSFDAEKGLIYLGTPKADRTALINSEEIWPSDTLTLTVSVTPVASVAGVYDNPLDTGVNYYTGGSFDPASGLITLGTPYYGGAQLYVDYYYRINNVAVSYNYYYNKVITTPWDSYTLQIDPYAVQNVEGVYWAKDSSGTGTNYYAGGSFDKSSGMISLAVPIDLDTLVFERYSTLMHDASWLPQDDTLDISELDLSKIVEILGVYDDSNTDRYPGGSYNPATGTITLGIPFSSDDYHSVWVTYRYLGLPNVWVKNYKPELSTKNVLTSVGPWTMDPGDTARAVFAVVAGNTLSELQAASDSALYIWNNPSTSVSAITGSVSGMVERTAGRGPISGAKVVAYQGVAPIDSANTDNNGRYFISNISGGLYDSLMASAVNYLPASLSNVTVTNEQNNGGNNLALVSSRADLSGAIVRADGITPVKMARVDIRGTNSDSTFSDVSGYYQFSNLKTTAGDTLIFSAPYCLTDTVPGIILAEDSASACNHTMHSLTGWIDGRITKLDGITPIAGASVKAARPADTVSTVTGWDGTYSIPGLTSDTYTVLVSAAWFAPDSMPGIVIAADSTALVNLSLKQANNISSLIWRKKSTMPSWRYGAGTCQVQGKVYVFGGRDYLGATNTVFCYDPAADTSRGDPWTSLSDMPIARYGLGAAAVGDSIIYVIGGYDNDSLPLSTTHAYLPASNSWVTGLPAMPTPRAFMGVASISDTVYAAGGLNNTAAGLDTVEAYLVSANSWITPKELLGGNSFGRAGIGFATLDSLGTKRVYSIGGQRVDGSILQTNIKYNPITNAWTIRTALPWLSAYSSAVAINDSLYLIGGKNIADGYLKKIGVYNTFANNWSTATDYPITAAYLSASALDSVGIWVMGGKTADTYISDEIYFGYKAGGITGLCNTTTNGPVIGAIVSAISGSKVKNTEATDNNGYFTLAGLEPGLYNVHIFKAGVMDTIISDLVVRWGRVTNAPTVTGVAGGKPGVVVSTFALHPAYPNPARGSCNINYQIPSNSRVELAVYNVLGQKVKTLVSGNKSAGSYSIKWTGDDSRGQKVANGIYIYRLQMNSGTENKTATKKLVLLR